From the Micromonospora lupini genome, one window contains:
- a CDS encoding allene oxide cyclase barrel-like domain-containing protein — MLELRMIEKTTKIHVNMEVDPRHVPVGWVALYFDDLYDESGTELIGKAYGVNHAIGERKSDGHMIQYVTEQFHLEDGSLCAEGPMDREAVIAQEWVQIPVKGTAGIYLGMSGLWSWRLIDLTDPLIPLVSNIKLGP, encoded by the coding sequence ATGCTCGAACTCAGGATGATCGAGAAGACGACCAAGATCCACGTGAACATGGAGGTGGATCCACGCCATGTGCCGGTCGGCTGGGTGGCGCTCTACTTCGACGACCTGTACGACGAGTCCGGCACGGAACTCATCGGCAAGGCGTACGGCGTCAATCACGCGATCGGCGAGCGCAAGTCCGACGGTCACATGATCCAGTACGTCACCGAGCAGTTCCACCTCGAGGACGGCTCGCTCTGCGCCGAGGGCCCCATGGACCGTGAAGCGGTGATCGCCCAGGAGTGGGTGCAGATCCCGGTGAAGGGAACGGCCGGAATCTACCTGGGAATGTCTGGTCTGTGGAGTTGGCGGCTGATCGACCTGACCGATCCGCTGATTCCCCTGGTCTCCAACATCAAGCTGGGGCCGTGA
- a CDS encoding DUF1996 domain-containing protein has protein sequence MRTPPAHVAPPDRARKRRRLARTTLAAAVVAAIGGSGIYIAGAQAEEVIVPGRVQAEAFAAQSGAQTESTGDTDGGRNVGWLADGDWLRYDNVSITGADLTARVAAQNTTGGSVELHLGAQDGQLLASFPIASTGGWQKWTTVTAKASGVPAGAQTVFVVLKSIGTSDFVNLNWFTFGPATATTPSATVAPSSSPSASPSTSPSSAPAGGGWVPVDQASWSKELAAFNAIKPKAVPPGTTRVPEFHTDCELANSAPDDPIVLPGLAGASHMHTFFGPKVDAFTTTDKLLSSTTTCNAPGDLSAYWVPELRKDGKPVPMKSFRVYYGSRVKDPSTVKPFPPGLRVVEGDAKRQVDTPKNAGSNQFWCAGSAEIGRSADGNWPVCAPGGNLIFQLVFKDCWDGKNIDSPDHKSHMGDPVNGVCTGKYPVAVPDLSFMVNYESLGGDGLSLSSGKPSSMHGDFMNAWEPDHLGALVKSCLNQNAKCGVEPTFAGG, from the coding sequence ATGCGGACTCCCCCCGCGCATGTCGCACCGCCGGACCGGGCGCGGAAGCGCCGTCGCCTCGCCCGCACCACGCTCGCCGCCGCGGTCGTCGCCGCGATCGGCGGCAGCGGCATCTACATCGCCGGCGCCCAGGCCGAAGAAGTCATCGTGCCCGGCCGGGTCCAGGCGGAGGCATTCGCCGCGCAGTCCGGCGCGCAGACCGAGAGCACCGGCGACACCGACGGCGGCAGGAACGTCGGCTGGCTGGCCGACGGCGACTGGCTGCGGTACGACAACGTGTCGATAACCGGCGCCGACCTGACGGCCCGGGTCGCCGCACAGAACACCACGGGCGGCTCGGTCGAGTTGCACCTCGGTGCGCAGGACGGTCAACTGCTGGCCAGCTTCCCGATCGCCTCCACCGGCGGCTGGCAGAAGTGGACGACAGTCACCGCGAAGGCGTCCGGCGTGCCGGCCGGCGCGCAGACCGTCTTCGTCGTCCTGAAGAGCATCGGCACCTCGGACTTCGTGAATCTGAACTGGTTCACGTTCGGTCCGGCGACGGCCACGACGCCGAGCGCCACTGTCGCGCCGAGCTCCAGCCCGTCGGCGTCCCCCTCGACGTCCCCGTCCAGCGCTCCGGCCGGCGGCGGCTGGGTGCCTGTCGACCAGGCCAGCTGGAGCAAGGAACTGGCCGCCTTCAACGCGATCAAGCCGAAGGCCGTGCCGCCGGGCACCACCCGCGTCCCCGAGTTCCACACCGACTGCGAGCTCGCCAACTCCGCGCCGGACGACCCGATCGTCCTGCCCGGCCTCGCGGGCGCCTCGCACATGCACACGTTCTTCGGCCCCAAGGTCGACGCCTTCACCACCACCGACAAGCTGCTCTCCTCGACGACCACCTGCAACGCCCCCGGCGACCTGAGCGCCTACTGGGTTCCGGAGCTGCGCAAGGACGGCAAGCCCGTTCCGATGAAGAGCTTCCGGGTCTACTACGGCTCGCGGGTCAAGGACCCGTCGACCGTCAAGCCCTTCCCGCCGGGCCTGCGGGTCGTCGAGGGCGACGCCAAGCGGCAGGTGGACACCCCGAAGAACGCCGGCAGCAACCAGTTCTGGTGCGCGGGCAGCGCCGAGATCGGCCGCAGCGCCGACGGCAACTGGCCGGTCTGCGCCCCCGGCGGCAACCTGATCTTCCAGCTGGTGTTCAAGGACTGCTGGGACGGCAAGAACATCGACTCACCCGATCACAAGTCGCACATGGGCGACCCCGTCAACGGCGTCTGCACCGGCAAGTACCCGGTCGCGGTGCCCGACCTGTCCTTCATGGTCAACTACGAGTCGCTGGGCGGGGACGGTCTCAGCCTCTCCTCCGGCAAGCCGTCCTCGATGCACGGCGACTTCATGAACGCCTGGGAGCCGGACCACCTGGGCGCCCTGGTGAAGTCCTGCCTCAACCAGAACGCCAAGTGCGGGGTGGAACCGACGTTCGCCGGGGGCTGA